Within the Solibacillus silvestris genome, the region AAATGCAAGAAATTAGTATCCAAGAGCGTTCTGCTGGTGAAATGCAAATGATTTCTTCATCACTTATTTGGGCATTAACTCGTGCCTCAAATTTAAATCTGCCAGTTGTTATAGATACTCCACTTGGCCGATTAGATAGTCACCACCGTACTCACTTAATAGAACATTATTATCGCCATTTAAGTGAACAAGTTATTATTTTATCTACTGACACAGAAATTACTTCTGAATATATTAATATTATGAAAGAATGTTCTGCTAAACAATATTTATTACATTACGATGAACAGAAAAAATATACTGTTATCCGGGATGGGTATTTTAACTTTATTAAGGACGTGAAAGAAATTGGGTAATACAAAATTTAACATTTCCAAAGAAGCTAAGGACATTGTCGACTCATTAAAAATATCTTTAGATATTAATGATACTCCTATTATTATTAAATTAGGTTTAGCTAAAGGAATTTCACTCTTGAATCCATCTGAAGAAATTCAAAAGTTTGAAGGCTCAGGCAATTGGTTAGTCCCTGAAAATATTATTAAAGAACGTGACTACTTACTTTTCAAACATTTAATAATCAATGAGTTGAACCAAGTGATTTCAGATATTGACATCAATAAATATTTTGCATTCTATATTGAAAAAGGTCTTCGCGAGATTCAAAATCAAATTGAGAACAAAACTTCAATTGAGGATATTCGAGTATTAATACTAAGTTAAAAAAGACAGTATATGTAGCTAATTTAGCTACGTATACTGTCTCTCACATTATAATCGATCATTTAAAGATGTAATATTAACAATTTCGGTTTGAGGCTTTGTTAAATTACCATTTCGGTCTAATTGTGGGCCTTGTACAATACACTGACCTTTTTTTAAATTCAATAACTTCGTTTCCCAATACTTTCGATCCCCTTGCTCATTATTTGCTAAAGTTTGGGCGATATAACTTACATCTTCATCTGACTGTGCAAAGTATACTTTTTGAGTTGCATTTTGTAGTCTAGCTAACTCGTCAGAATCCATTTGAGATTTTAAAAATTGGGTTGCAAACCATGCTGACCAACCAAACTTACGACCTTCCGTTAAAACGCGCGCAGATGGTGCTTCATCATTGTGGTCTAAATTTTGGGCCTCATCAAGGATAACTGGCATAGGTGTATTTTTATTTCCACTGCGAATTGAGAAGTTCCATAAATCCCATAGTAAAAACTCTGTAATAATTAATTGAACATCTCGATTAAAGCCAGTTAGCTGGATAATAAATACGTCACCCTGTGAATCCAGGTGTTCTTTCCAATTCATTGTTTGTTCATTAGTAAATGGATTACGATCAATTAAAGGTCGAATTTGAGACAATGTTTTTGTAGCTGTATTTGAACCCTCTTCTTCCAATAACTGTTTAAGATGCAATAATGACATCTGTTTATCGTATCGCTCTAATCCAATAATTACTTGCTCATAAATAAGATTTAATTGTTGAATCCCTAAAGTACTATAAACCGCTGAAAACACACTCTTTATTCTTTCTGCAATATCTATATTAGATTCTTGCATCGTCATATTTGCAATTTGTCTAACAGTTCTAGAAAACGGATTGATTGGAAGCTGCTCTGTATAAACAAATCTTTGTTTAAACTTATCACCTAAAGCCATTACAAATTCATCTTCTAACTGATCTGGTAAGAAACCGTCTGTATAGTCAACAATAATACTTGGTACTCCTTGTCGTGATTTCTCCAATAATAAACATTGCATGAAATACGTTTTCCCTTGTCCCGATTTCCCGGAAATCAACAAGTGCCTGTTAGCTAATTCTTTATGTCCGTATTCCCAATAAACTTCTTTGGTGGTATTTTCAACTTTCCCTAATAAAACTCGAACTTCTTCAAGTGGTTTTTTGGACGGAACAAGCTCTTTCTCTTCAATCGGTATATCGGGAGTAACGGGTACCTGAGTATCATTATCTTCTGCCCCATCTTTTAAACCTTCTTCAAAATTAGAATTAATATCTGTATCTGTATTTATATTTATATTTATATTTATATTTGTATCCTCGATTAAATCCCCTATTACATCTTGGTTAGATGGCTTAAACTCCTTAGAAGTTTCTTTACTTTTAAAAACAGGCTCTACCACTTTTTCCTTTTCTGCATTTAACTCAGGATTCTCATTAGTTGCAACAGAATCTCCAGAAACTTCTTTACTTGCAATACGCTCTTTTATTTGTTCTTTCACTTGAATGGTATATAAATTTTTTAAAAATCTCGCTTTAATTAAGTCATTGTCTCCTTCATGGATCCAGTCAATTGTAGATTCCATATTCTTAACAATGCCGTTAAAACCATCTTCTTGTGAAAAATCAATCATTTGAATCTGTTCATCTAAATAAACTGCTCTTGTAGATCTACCTTCTTTAAAAGATACAACTGCGCCTTTACCAATATAATCTGTAAGATGATCTGTAATCGTAAATTCAAGTTTTAATAATTTCTCAACCACTTGTTGTGATAGTTTATACTCTTTTTCTGGCCAAATATCGCCTTGGACTAATTTATTGATATTAGATAAGAATAACTGAACAAAAAAGTTTTTATAGAATTTCTCTTTAAACGTATTTGGATAATCATTGATTAATGCATCCAAAATAATTTTTTTCGTTTGAAGTACTTGTTCTTTTGCTTTTGAAATCACATCCGGACCATTTAGTCCAAATTTAACTTCAATTGGGTAAAAGTGCAGGACAATTTCACCGTCTAATTCTTCTAAGCCAATTAACAGCAAATCGTCACTAGTTGGTCCCTTCACTCCTAAGTTTTTTGCAGAGAAAATACCACCAACTTTTGATAAATTAAAAACACCTGCAACTCGTAAAATTTCCTCTAATGAAATTGGTACCCACTTAATTGTTGAGTGGTCTAACAAGGCTAAAGTATATTTGATTGCAGAAATAATACTTAGTTTTTCGCGATCTGAATAACCTTTTGTTCCAATTATACGTAGTAACCATTCTCCATTGAATGTATTAAAGGCTTGAATTGTATTTATAATATTAGCTTTTGTGCCTTCAATCTCTCGCTTCGCTAGAAATTCCTCTATTACTTTGTAATATTGTCCTGATTTATTGGTAACTGTAATAGCGTCAAATTTACTTGAAGACGTGTATTGATCACTATAGTGAATAATTACTAAATCATTACTAAATGTGTTAAAGAATCCTAAATCAACAGTAGGATCAATAAAAGTCACCCAATGTGAGCGTTCAAAAATTTCTAATAAGGTCGATTCATCTTCAGTATTTACACGAGACAAAACTGTATTCCCTTTAATATATGAATCATTACCATCATTACGAGAGTTACCAACTAGTTCATTTGTATAATAAGCAGTCTTTATTAAATAATCATTTTCATCCATATTATATCCCTTAATACCAAAACCAGATTTATAAGTTTCCGCATCACGCATTGCGGGCACACTAGAATATAAACCTTGTAAAGCTAAATCTGATTTCATTTCATGCATTGATTGAATTGCTGAGCTTTCTTGTGCATGCATTTTATAGAATGTAATATGAGCATAACGTAGTCCACCATCTTCATTAATAGGCCTACTACGATAGAAATAAAGGTTTTCACGAATTACTCGTAAAATAGATTCTCCATCAAGATCTTTTGTGCCTTTAATTTTTATACCTATATACGTTTCAACTTGTTCTAAGGTTTTTAACTGAGCAAATCTTTCAAAAGCACTCTTTACTAGGGTATTTGTATAAAGAGTTACTTCCATTGGCTTAATATAACTTAAACCTTTACTGCTAATCTCTTTGATCATAAAGTTTAAAATACCGTTTAGAACTTCTTGATCGTCAGGCAAGTTCATCACATTAATTAATATAGGCGCCTTCGAATTTTCAGTAAATAAATAACCGAAATGTTCTTTAAACTGTTTTAACTTATCAGCAATGACATTTGATAAATACTGAACAGAATCTGCTGCTGTTACTTGATTAACAGATTTTAAAACTAACCACTCTGGTGCATCACCTTGATGTTGTGGTCTATATAAACTGCCACGTTCAACAAATGGTAATAATGCTTCAGGAGATAATCGGTTTAAAATTACATTATCGATTTCTTCATTTCCTAAAAGTTCATAAATCTTTAACTTATAGGCAACCATCAAAGGATGGAAAGGTGTAATATAAAGCGTATCTTCAGCCTCAATCATACCTAGTCGATATAAACTCAAACCTTTTTTACCTGCTGGCTTTCCTTCTGTAAAATTTGAAATCTCATTAATATAAGTTTTAATATATTCTTTTCCACGTTCTTCATATTCTTCCGAAACATAGGAAATACTCGGGATCTTTGTAGCTGTTTTAAAAACAGACATAAAACGGCTATATGCTTCTCGCATATTCTCACTTAAATCAATATCTATTGGTTCTAAAATACCTGATTTAATTACTCCTGAACGGTAACCTTGGTCAATCCATTTAGACTCCCACTCGAAATAATCTAAATAATTCTCCTGTAGATAATATTCTCGATGATTATGCATTAGTCGATTTAACTCTTTAACCCAAACCATATCACTCATTGACTCACGCACTAGTTTCCAAATACGAGAACCTAAAATTGGCGTTGAATCAGTTAGCTCACTATTAATTAAAAATGGAATTATTTTATTCTCTACATTAAAGTTAAAAACAATATCCTCATCATCATCAAATAAAGGACCATCAACAGAAATTTCGTATGATGTCAGTTCATCTACCTCAAATGTTTGATCATTTTGTTTTAAATTAACCTGATTTGGGAAACTAGTACCAAAGCTAATTTTATTTCCTGTAAGTGATAAAGAAATCCGCTGCTTCTTCGCTTCTAATAAATATTGAGAGCCGATCCCTTCAATTAATTCCTTCTGTATTGGCAGCACACAAATAATTAAATCGGCCCCTAAAGCAGCACGCTTTTCATGCTTATATGTTACATGTGCAAATACTGTTCCATTATTATTTGTAGGTATGGTCATATGAATATTAGATTTTTTCACGTCCACTTCTACATTCTTAACACCTTTAGGCTGTGAAACATATTCTTTACTTAAAGATTTGATGGGGCCACCTAGACTAAATTTAGCAACTAATGTAATCTGTTCTGCTTGATCTGGATTGAAAACAATAATGTGTCGTTTTCGTTTTTTTGATGAGTTATCACCGCTTGCCCGATCCCATACAAGTTCCCCATTTTCCGCTTTAATTTCTAAGTAACTAACCATTGCTGATTTATTTTCAGTCAAATATTTCTGATGATCTTTGTTCACTTCCGTAAATGGAACCTCTTGCCAATCATCTTTTTTCATCATCGATGCACCATCAACAGTAAAGTACTTTTGTAATTGTTCTTCCGTATTGCTATATTCATTGGCTTCACGAACGATTTCGTAAAGTTCACGGTTTTCAGCAATACGATTTTTTAAACCTTTACCTGTAAATGTTTCAAGATCCGGGTCATTAAACATACCTAACTTTTTATAATCTTCAGATTCGATATTCCCTTTGTACAATGTTGCAAGAATTTCTTCAAACTCAAATATAGATAACTTAATTAATTTATGATCATTTACAATTCGCTCTAAGTAATCACTTAATATTAACTTTTCTGCTTTCGATAAATTACTATTCAAAAGTTTATCGTGTAAATTTTGAGATAATGATGTTATATGTAAAGGCATCCCTTCGCTCTGTACATCTAAACTACCTCCAGGTATTGTATCTAGTTGCTCTGATACAATACTAATTAAGGCTGTATTTTCCCAACCGGGTTGTTGGTCACTTACTAAGTTTCGAATTAAAGCTAAATAATCTGTTAATACACCTTCCTTTGTATAAGCTACAACAAGACGAATTTCGCCAAACTTTAATGCAAAAGTCTTGTAAGGTTCTCCGAATTCGTGCACGTACTCAAATTGTTCGACAAGATTTGGTTCAACAGATTTTAAAGCATCAGCCATAGATAATACTTCTGCCGCTTCATCAAGTCGTAGAAAATATCGATTACCTTTTGTTAATTTATTTTCTTCGTCCTTCCAATAACGAATTAACTCTTCTGCTAAATAGTTATAAAATTGGTTTGACATATTGAACATCACCACTATCACTTTTTTTGTCTAAAATATTATGATTATTAAATAAGTCGACTATTTCTTCTATAGAATAACGGTCAAATACAATGCCTCGTTTCTCAAACTCTAATAATAAAGTTTTGAACGGCATTCGTTCATCTTTAACAATGACACTAGTCATTAAAATCAAGAAATCATGTGATACGTTTAACAAATTCCCTAAGTTTCCTCGCGACTTTAAGAAAACGCCTTTCCCTAAAAAATCGATTGATTGGCCATACTTAGTCTTTGCATCATTATGCATCTTACTTTTCACTAGATTAAATAATTGGTTCAATAAGCCATCTACTGTATCTTCATCTGCAGATATTAAATCAGACAATTCTTCATCTATTTTAACTATCTTTTGCCAAGCGCAATAAGTTTGAATTAAATTTTTTAAATCAACTTTAAATTGGTTAATATACTGTTCCCCATGAGATTCAACATGTTTATAAAGGGTAGAATAATCAACAATCTCTTTTTCTTTTGTCTTTGGATTAAATTTATTATAACTTAACAATCTCAAAGTATATTCATGAGGGAATAAGTCAGCAGCCTGATCTTTTACTAACTTATAACCATGTAAGCTACTAGCGACTGGTCTTTTTTTCGTTACTGCTTCCCACTCAAGTGCAAA harbors:
- a CDS encoding DNA phosphorothioation-dependent restriction protein DptH encodes the protein MFNMSNQFYNYLAEELIRYWKDEENKLTKGNRYFLRLDEAAEVLSMADALKSVEPNLVEQFEYVHEFGEPYKTFALKFGEIRLVVAYTKEGVLTDYLALIRNLVSDQQPGWENTALISIVSEQLDTIPGGSLDVQSEGMPLHITSLSQNLHDKLLNSNLSKAEKLILSDYLERIVNDHKLIKLSIFEFEEILATLYKGNIESEDYKKLGMFNDPDLETFTGKGLKNRIAENRELYEIVREANEYSNTEEQLQKYFTVDGASMMKKDDWQEVPFTEVNKDHQKYLTENKSAMVSYLEIKAENGELVWDRASGDNSSKKRKRHIIVFNPDQAEQITLVAKFSLGGPIKSLSKEYVSQPKGVKNVEVDVKKSNIHMTIPTNNNGTVFAHVTYKHEKRAALGADLIICVLPIQKELIEGIGSQYLLEAKKQRISLSLTGNKISFGTSFPNQVNLKQNDQTFEVDELTSYEISVDGPLFDDDEDIVFNFNVENKIIPFLINSELTDSTPILGSRIWKLVRESMSDMVWVKELNRLMHNHREYYLQENYLDYFEWESKWIDQGYRSGVIKSGILEPIDIDLSENMREAYSRFMSVFKTATKIPSISYVSEEYEERGKEYIKTYINEISNFTEGKPAGKKGLSLYRLGMIEAEDTLYITPFHPLMVAYKLKIYELLGNEEIDNVILNRLSPEALLPFVERGSLYRPQHQGDAPEWLVLKSVNQVTAADSVQYLSNVIADKLKQFKEHFGYLFTENSKAPILINVMNLPDDQEVLNGILNFMIKEISSKGLSYIKPMEVTLYTNTLVKSAFERFAQLKTLEQVETYIGIKIKGTKDLDGESILRVIRENLYFYRSRPINEDGGLRYAHITFYKMHAQESSAIQSMHEMKSDLALQGLYSSVPAMRDAETYKSGFGIKGYNMDENDYLIKTAYYTNELVGNSRNDGNDSYIKGNTVLSRVNTEDESTLLEIFERSHWVTFIDPTVDLGFFNTFSNDLVIIHYSDQYTSSSKFDAITVTNKSGQYYKVIEEFLAKREIEGTKANIINTIQAFNTFNGEWLLRIIGTKGYSDREKLSIISAIKYTLALLDHSTIKWVPISLEEILRVAGVFNLSKVGGIFSAKNLGVKGPTSDDLLLIGLEELDGEIVLHFYPIEVKFGLNGPDVISKAKEQVLQTKKIILDALINDYPNTFKEKFYKNFFVQLFLSNINKLVQGDIWPEKEYKLSQQVVEKLLKLEFTITDHLTDYIGKGAVVSFKEGRSTRAVYLDEQIQMIDFSQEDGFNGIVKNMESTIDWIHEGDNDLIKARFLKNLYTIQVKEQIKERIASKEVSGDSVATNENPELNAEKEKVVEPVFKSKETSKEFKPSNQDVIGDLIEDTNININININTDTDINSNFEEGLKDGAEDNDTQVPVTPDIPIEEKELVPSKKPLEEVRVLLGKVENTTKEVYWEYGHKELANRHLLISGKSGQGKTYFMQCLLLEKSRQGVPSIIVDYTDGFLPDQLEDEFVMALGDKFKQRFVYTEQLPINPFSRTVRQIANMTMQESNIDIAERIKSVFSAVYSTLGIQQLNLIYEQVIIGLERYDKQMSLLHLKQLLEEEGSNTATKTLSQIRPLIDRNPFTNEQTMNWKEHLDSQGDVFIIQLTGFNRDVQLIITEFLLWDLWNFSIRSGNKNTPMPVILDEAQNLDHNDEAPSARVLTEGRKFGWSAWFATQFLKSQMDSDELARLQNATQKVYFAQSDEDVSYIAQTLANNEQGDRKYWETKLLNLKKGQCIVQGPQLDRNGNLTKPQTEIVNITSLNDRL